A window of the Mannheimia granulomatis genome harbors these coding sequences:
- a CDS encoding tail protein X, whose product MDSVIQHNIKEGERWDLLAYRYYSDVGEINRLINANPHIPFCEVLPMGKILFIPVIEVKATSQVDLPPWLQE is encoded by the coding sequence ATGGACAGTGTAATTCAGCATAATATTAAAGAGGGAGAGCGCTGGGATTTACTCGCTTATCGCTACTATAGTGATGTAGGTGAAATTAATCGTCTTATCAATGCCAATCCACATATTCCATTTTGTGAAGTATTGCCGATGGGAAAAATCTTATTTATACCGGTGATTGAAGTTAAGGCAACATCACAAGTTGACTTACCACCGTGGTTACAGGAGTAA
- a CDS encoding phage tail protein, whose translation MANYALLGNITFDLLNAPSAFDERRLASFAEHSVLAGKPKLQAMGLELTEITLQLKLHHKLGNVEQRYQSLLTAKETQEALALVLGFSQFKGHFVITEISSGILFSDLEGNALARDVSITLREFVGDSGQGLLGAALSIGGNLPLSSILPKGLSGFVSKTSELVNKGIRVYRQVRQTIGDVRDAVSVMRALASNPSEALAQLPNVLVSLGSSLSGLGEMVGLSNSFSMLTQGLNAAQPFLRGLTELNEALNTAQTEFKRGLNSNDLGDWFDFGVKAIESADEIVAAQAKNSAELTAWIAIRADEPKPQETTKWTV comes from the coding sequence ATGGCAAATTACGCATTATTGGGAAATATTACTTTCGACCTACTCAATGCACCATCGGCATTTGACGAGCGTCGTCTAGCTAGCTTTGCAGAACACTCGGTGCTTGCAGGTAAGCCAAAGTTACAAGCAATGGGTTTGGAGCTAACCGAAATCACATTACAACTTAAATTACACCACAAGCTTGGTAATGTAGAACAACGTTATCAGTCTCTACTGACAGCGAAAGAGACGCAAGAAGCTTTAGCACTAGTACTGGGTTTCTCACAATTTAAAGGACATTTTGTGATTACTGAAATCAGTAGCGGTATTTTATTTTCAGACCTAGAAGGTAATGCCTTAGCTCGTGATGTATCAATCACATTACGTGAATTTGTTGGTGATTCAGGTCAAGGCTTATTGGGGGCTGCACTTTCAATTGGTGGCAACCTACCTCTGTCTTCGATCCTACCGAAGGGTTTAAGCGGTTTTGTAAGTAAAACCTCAGAGTTGGTTAATAAAGGCATTCGTGTTTATCGGCAGGTACGGCAGACGATTGGTGATGTACGCGATGCAGTATCGGTTATGCGAGCTTTAGCAAGCAACCCAAGCGAAGCCTTGGCACAGTTACCCAATGTACTCGTTAGTCTTGGATCATCACTCTCTGGACTTGGCGAGATGGTAGGATTGAGTAACAGCTTTTCAATGTTAACCCAAGGCTTAAATGCAGCACAGCCTTTTTTGCGTGGTTTGACCGAGCTTAATGAGGCTTTGAATACGGCTCAAACAGAATTTAAAAGAGGTTTAAATAGTAACGATTTAGGAGATTGGTTTGATTTTGGTGTAAAAGCTATTGAGTCAGCGGATGAGATTGTAGCCGCACAGGCAAAAAACAGTGCAGAACTCACTGCATGGATAGCTATTCGGGCCGATGAACCAAAACCACAGGAGACAACTAAATGGACAGTGTAA
- a CDS encoding phage tail tape measure protein, producing MSSNLAISLVIGASIGGAVSALRGLKNELNVLKDNSLSTQAKFGALGVGVIKGIGGAISTTTAIGSSIMGLAQPAMQFESAMADVKKVVNFDTPAQFKEMEKDILKLTRSIPMAGEEIAAIVAAGGQAGIAREHLLGYAEDAAKMGVAFDMAAGDAGTAMATMANVLGKPIKEMAKFGDAINYLSDNANAKASDIVNVITRAGSDTRMLGLTENQAAALGSTFLSMGKAPELAAQAMKGMTSAFAELKAGKHQDELKALGFTTKSFASAMNKDAQGAITSFIEKVKKLPKDKQYPLLAKMFGKQYADDVMLLAQNTGEYNRQLQLLQETDAKGELKYLGSMQREFESRSATTENNLQLLKNSFSELGVTIGAKFLPLINNVVNDIKPVIYSVIEWIGSNEKLVNQIILVGAGLATASVGFFALKALLSGLAFVSFGAYKGFAAFFRIGWALTRILGLLGLKIFDLGISLAKLFVRINLGVLKGFAFILKSVFSVAVMLGKVLGGVLLKAVLGIGKAFLFLGKAMLASPVGVLIGIAAVALLIYQYWEPIKGFFQNLWAGIRPYFESFLQFASTLWDGITGIWSAVWGGVSSWFSGIWENIKSLFSGNFSALGNIILAFNPLALFTSIFTSVLNWFGIDLPAQFSNFGQNIIDGLVNGISNAWTVAKEKIGELGSSIKGWFAEKLGIHSPSRVFKGYGINIVEGLAIGMDNKQSIAAESTKSLGDMMQSSMLKSIEPPILATPSFVPEKKSFFDDIWNDIKFGANVIGNLVGFNHNQDISHPSFNPSVQNDGLFANYESLNRSNVTHNATTNNQGGIVVHFSPTININGTVPADVKEQLMLALQNPTMLYEFEQMMARVVDQKQRRTY from the coding sequence ATGTCGTCAAATTTAGCAATATCTTTAGTTATTGGCGCTTCTATTGGTGGTGCAGTTAGTGCACTAAGAGGATTAAAAAATGAGTTAAATGTACTAAAAGATAACTCTTTATCTACTCAGGCAAAATTTGGTGCTTTGGGTGTAGGGGTTATTAAGGGTATTGGTGGCGCAATCTCAACTACAACAGCAATTGGCTCTTCCATTATGGGGCTTGCTCAGCCTGCAATGCAATTTGAAAGTGCGATGGCTGATGTGAAAAAGGTTGTGAATTTCGACACTCCAGCACAATTTAAAGAAATGGAAAAAGATATTCTTAAATTGACTCGTTCTATTCCTATGGCTGGAGAAGAGATTGCTGCAATTGTAGCAGCCGGTGGTCAAGCCGGTATCGCTCGTGAACATTTGTTGGGATATGCCGAAGATGCTGCAAAAATGGGGGTGGCATTTGATATGGCTGCGGGCGATGCAGGTACTGCAATGGCAACTATGGCTAATGTGCTTGGTAAACCAATTAAAGAGATGGCTAAGTTTGGTGATGCCATCAACTATCTTTCGGATAATGCTAATGCCAAAGCCTCTGATATCGTCAATGTTATTACCCGAGCCGGTTCAGATACCCGAATGCTAGGACTTACTGAAAATCAAGCTGCGGCATTAGGTTCAACATTTTTGTCTATGGGTAAAGCACCTGAGCTTGCTGCACAAGCAATGAAAGGTATGACGTCTGCTTTTGCTGAACTTAAAGCGGGTAAACATCAGGACGAATTAAAAGCCCTTGGATTTACCACTAAATCCTTTGCTTCTGCAATGAATAAAGATGCTCAAGGTGCTATTACAAGCTTTATTGAGAAAGTGAAAAAACTACCGAAAGATAAGCAATATCCATTATTAGCTAAAATGTTCGGTAAACAATATGCCGATGATGTGATGTTGCTTGCTCAAAATACGGGAGAATATAACCGACAGCTACAATTACTTCAAGAAACCGATGCTAAAGGCGAATTGAAATATTTGGGTTCAATGCAACGTGAGTTTGAAAGCCGTAGTGCAACAACTGAAAATAATTTACAGCTATTAAAAAACAGTTTTTCTGAGCTTGGTGTGACGATTGGTGCTAAGTTTTTACCACTTATTAATAATGTAGTAAATGATATTAAGCCTGTTATCTATTCAGTTATAGAGTGGATAGGAAGTAATGAAAAGTTAGTTAATCAAATTATACTAGTTGGTGCGGGTCTTGCAACTGCTTCTGTTGGTTTCTTCGCACTCAAAGCGCTTCTTTCCGGTCTCGCATTTGTTTCTTTTGGAGCCTATAAAGGCTTTGCTGCATTTTTTCGTATAGGCTGGGCATTAACTCGTATCTTAGGCTTGCTTGGTTTGAAGATTTTCGATTTAGGTATCTCATTAGCTAAGCTCTTTGTCCGAATAAATTTAGGTGTTTTGAAAGGCTTTGCCTTCATTTTGAAATCAGTATTTTCTGTTGCTGTGATGTTAGGGAAAGTATTGGGAGGTGTATTGCTAAAAGCAGTGCTTGGAATTGGCAAAGCCTTTTTATTCTTAGGTAAGGCAATGTTAGCAAGCCCTGTAGGCGTTTTAATCGGTATTGCTGCCGTTGCATTGCTCATTTATCAATACTGGGAGCCAATTAAAGGGTTCTTTCAGAATTTATGGGCAGGAATAAGACCGTACTTTGAAAGCTTTTTACAATTTGCTTCTACGCTTTGGGATGGTATTACTGGTATTTGGTCAGCAGTATGGGGCGGCGTAAGCTCGTGGTTTTCCGGCATTTGGGAGAATATAAAGAGCCTGTTTAGTGGTAATTTTTCTGCACTGGGAAACATTATTCTTGCATTTAATCCCTTAGCTTTATTCACCTCGATATTTACTTCCGTACTTAACTGGTTTGGTATTGATTTGCCTGCACAATTCAGCAATTTTGGACAAAATATTATCGATGGTCTTGTAAATGGTATCAGTAATGCTTGGACGGTAGCTAAAGAAAAAATTGGTGAATTAGGATCAAGTATTAAAGGTTGGTTTGCCGAGAAATTAGGTATCCACTCTCCGAGTCGTGTATTTAAAGGCTACGGTATAAATATTGTAGAGGGGCTTGCTATTGGTATGGACAACAAACAAAGCATAGCTGCTGAATCGACTAAATCTCTAGGCGACATGATGCAGTCCTCTATGCTAAAAAGTATTGAGCCACCTATACTTGCAACGCCAAGTTTTGTACCAGAGAAAAAATCATTCTTTGATGATATTTGGAATGATATTAAATTTGGTGCGAATGTGATTGGTAACCTTGTTGGGTTTAATCATAATCAAGATATTAGCCACCCAAGTTTTAACCCAAGTGTGCAAAATGATGGACTATTTGCCAACTATGAATCACTAAATAGAAGTAACGTTACACATAATGCAACAACTAATAACCAAGGTGGTATTGTAGTGCATTTTAGCCCCACTATTAACATTAATGGCACGGTTCCTGCTGATGTAAAAGAGCAACTCATGCTGGCGCTACAAAATCCGACCATGTTATATGAATTTGAACAGATGATGGCTCGTGTAGTAGATCAAAAACAACGGAGAACTTACTAA
- a CDS encoding GpE family phage tail protein, which produces MWWYGWQPSEVEEMTLEEIERWLKQARRQVDAKYIKAAI; this is translated from the coding sequence ATGTGGTGGTATGGATGGCAACCGAGCGAAGTTGAAGAAATGACATTAGAAGAGATTGAGCGGTGGCTAAAACAGGCTCGTCGTCAAGTTGATGCTAAATACATAAAAGCCGCTATTTAG
- a CDS encoding phage tail assembly protein — protein sequence MSEKLNDIAIFRKVTLDFPIKDGHSNDVTELKIRRAKAKDLRTAQSQKNEADQEFYLLAILTGLTIEDIAELDIADYSKLQAILKEMQKGKSA from the coding sequence ATGTCTGAAAAATTAAATGATATTGCGATCTTTCGTAAAGTTACATTGGATTTCCCTATCAAAGACGGTCATAGCAACGATGTTACAGAGCTAAAAATACGTCGTGCTAAAGCAAAAGACTTGCGTACTGCCCAAAGCCAAAAAAATGAAGCTGACCAAGAGTTTTACTTGCTCGCTATTCTTACCGGATTGACGATAGAAGATATTGCCGAATTGGATATTGCAGACTATTCCAAGTTACAAGCCATTTTGAAAGAGATGCAAAAGGGAAAGTCAGCTTAG
- a CDS encoding phage major tail tube protein produces MTTAVINQVANANIYLNGNNHLGRAKTVKTPEFEVEFVEHDNLGLIGKIKLPNKVNALEGEITWDGFYPEVAALGYNPFKSNQLMVRANVQAFNSLGVVAEVPLVITMTVDFNKFNVGEYKKEPTEYPMAYQVKNIKQVIDGKEVLFYDAFSNQYRVAGQDILQKFRSNIGG; encoded by the coding sequence ATGACCACTGCTGTAATTAACCAAGTTGCCAATGCCAATATCTACCTCAACGGCAATAATCACTTGGGGCGCGCTAAAACGGTAAAAACACCGGAATTTGAGGTGGAGTTTGTCGAACACGATAACCTTGGCTTAATCGGCAAAATCAAATTGCCGAATAAAGTCAATGCGCTTGAAGGCGAAATTACATGGGACGGTTTCTACCCCGAGGTGGCTGCTCTCGGCTACAATCCGTTTAAGAGCAACCAACTGATGGTGCGTGCCAATGTGCAAGCCTTTAACTCACTTGGTGTGGTGGCGGAAGTCCCGTTGGTTATCACGATGACCGTGGATTTTAACAAGTTCAACGTGGGCGAATATAAAAAAGAGCCGACGGAATACCCCATGGCTTATCAAGTGAAAAACATCAAGCAAGTGATTGACGGCAAAGAGGTGCTGTTCTACGACGCGTTCTCCAACCAATACCGCGTAGCAGGACAGGATATTTTACAAAAATTCCGTTCGAATATCGGTGGCTAA
- a CDS encoding phage tail sheath family protein — protein sequence MSQFHHGTETKRINGGSVPVYTVDGAIIGIVGTAPIGAVNELKLCMLKKDFAQFGNVLDKGYSLPNALDILSRYAAGQVYVINVLDPARHRTVVSSEVLRVDKDTLMAQTANAGLLELSLNSDSGVLVSGRDYTADLLSGEIKLHSVQQNLTASYTFADPSKVTEDDVKGGIDTATGKRTGFELLRAGFNLFGSDAKILICPQFDTSATMATALETLAGQLNAIAYVQAPKGTTLAQALAGRGPEGTINFKTSSDRTHLFFPHVLGERNNLESLATHAAGLRMKTDVEHGYWFSTSNRQLKGVIGVEIPLTARVDDIQSETNRLNAVGITTVFNSYGTGFRLWGNRLACFPAVSHISNFEVVQRTADLIDESIRRVELQFVDLPIDDALLDSLLGTVETYMGTLKSIVGFDVSLDAEADLTDAFSKGNVPIVYSFTPKPPAERITNTSVVTRKYLINLSSRGGK from the coding sequence ATGTCTCAATTTCATCACGGCACGGAAACCAAGCGTATTAACGGCGGGTCTGTGCCGGTTTATACCGTCGATGGGGCGATTATCGGCATTGTCGGCACTGCCCCTATCGGTGCAGTCAATGAGCTGAAACTCTGTATGCTGAAAAAAGACTTTGCCCAATTCGGCAATGTGTTAGATAAAGGCTACAGTTTGCCGAACGCACTGGATATTTTAAGCCGCTATGCCGCAGGGCAAGTGTATGTTATCAACGTACTTGACCCAGCGCGCCACCGCACGGTGGTCAGCAGCGAAGTCTTGCGTGTGGATAAAGATACGCTGATGGCACAAACGGCAAATGCCGGTTTGTTGGAGTTATCTCTTAATAGTGACAGCGGTGTGTTAGTCAGCGGACGTGATTACACGGCAGATTTACTTAGCGGTGAAATCAAATTACACAGTGTGCAACAAAACCTCACAGCAAGTTATACCTTTGCCGACCCAAGCAAAGTCACCGAAGACGATGTGAAAGGCGGCATTGATACGGCAACAGGTAAGCGCACCGGTTTTGAGCTGTTGCGTGCCGGTTTTAACCTGTTTGGGAGCGATGCCAAAATTTTAATCTGCCCACAGTTTGACACCAGTGCAACCATGGCAACGGCGTTAGAGACCCTTGCAGGGCAGCTTAATGCGATTGCCTATGTGCAAGCTCCGAAAGGAACAACCCTTGCACAAGCACTTGCAGGTCGCGGCCCGGAAGGCACGATTAACTTTAAAACCTCCAGTGATCGGACACATTTATTCTTCCCACACGTGCTTGGCGAACGTAACAACCTTGAAAGTTTAGCCACCCACGCGGCAGGGCTACGAATGAAAACCGATGTGGAACACGGCTACTGGTTCTCGACTTCCAACCGTCAGCTAAAAGGGGTGATTGGGGTAGAAATTCCGCTGACGGCTCGGGTGGATGATATTCAGTCTGAAACCAACCGCTTAAATGCGGTGGGGATTACCACGGTGTTTAACAGCTACGGGACGGGCTTCCGCCTATGGGGCAACCGCTTGGCGTGTTTCCCAGCCGTGAGTCATATCAGCAACTTTGAAGTGGTGCAACGCACGGCGGACTTGATTGATGAAAGCATTCGTCGGGTGGAACTACAGTTTGTGGATTTACCGATTGATGATGCCTTACTGGATAGTTTGCTCGGTACGGTGGAAACCTATATGGGTACGCTGAAGTCGATTGTAGGCTTTGATGTCAGCCTTGATGCAGAAGCAGATTTAACCGATGCATTCAGTAAAGGCAATGTACCGATTGTGTATTCCTTCACGCCAAAACCACCGGCAGAACGCATTACCAACACTAGCGTGGTAACACGTAAATACTTGATCAACTTAAGCAGCCGAGGAGGTAAATAA
- a CDS encoding Gp37 family protein, whose amino-acid sequence MSATLPILNAVKDRLNELFPDWVVELMPDEPEGYYLSHPNGAILISYAGSKFGAVRPTDAVIQTRTVHIVLTVISRHLHNDFGAVELLDSLRLAIVGFRPPNSQGCYLVDEQFDEHTSGIWIYQLAAACETVQVEQQAVKNSPKFANLIPRQDGQPLSPQLKPK is encoded by the coding sequence ATGTCGGCAACCCTCCCGATTTTAAACGCGGTTAAAGACCGTTTAAACGAGCTGTTTCCGGATTGGGTGGTGGAACTGATGCCGGACGAGCCCGAAGGCTACTACTTAAGCCACCCGAACGGCGCGATTTTGATTAGCTATGCAGGCTCAAAGTTTGGGGCGGTGCGCCCGACCGATGCCGTGATCCAAACCCGCACAGTGCATATTGTGCTGACGGTCATCAGCCGTCATCTACACAATGATTTTGGTGCAGTAGAGCTGCTCGACAGCCTGCGCCTTGCCATTGTCGGTTTTAGACCGCCGAATAGCCAAGGTTGTTATTTGGTCGATGAGCAGTTCGACGAGCACACCAGCGGTATTTGGATATACCAACTGGCAGCCGCCTGTGAAACCGTGCAAGTGGAACAACAAGCGGTCAAAAACAGCCCGAAATTTGCAAACCTTATCCCTCGTCAAGACGGGCAACCCTTAAGCCCGCAATTAAAACCTAAATAG
- a CDS encoding gp436 family protein, with protein sequence MYLTTEDLTQAFSKTTLVQLSNDEPRATEPNEVVLQQAVQSACERIDSALRSRYRLPLSEVPTVIHNHGLYLARYWLYARRPEKGMPQVVKETYDQAIKELEQIAKGMLHLGLAPNHPPDEKHGDLLPDQGEYRVKAAKRVDTEGY encoded by the coding sequence ATGTATCTCACCACCGAGGATTTAACTCAAGCCTTTAGCAAAACCACGCTCGTCCAGCTCAGTAATGATGAGCCACGAGCCACGGAGCCGAATGAGGTGGTATTGCAACAGGCGGTGCAATCTGCCTGTGAGCGGATTGATAGTGCATTGCGTAGTCGCTATCGCCTGCCGTTAAGTGAGGTGCCGACGGTTATCCACAATCACGGTCTGTATTTGGCGCGTTACTGGCTCTATGCCCGTCGCCCTGAAAAGGGGATGCCACAGGTGGTGAAAGAGACCTACGACCAAGCGATTAAAGAGCTGGAACAAATCGCCAAAGGCATGCTGCACTTGGGACTTGCCCCCAATCATCCGCCGGATGAAAAGCACGGCGACCTGTTGCCCGACCAAGGCGAATATCGGGTTAAAGCGGCTAAGCGTGTCGATACGGAGGGCTACTGA